Genomic DNA from Candidatus Nitrosopumilus koreensis AR1:
AAATTTAACGACATGGGGTTGCTTGATGGGATCACTACTAACCCATCTTTGATGTCAAAAGAAGGCGGTAACCCAAAAGATGCAATGGAAGAAATTACAAAAATTATCAAGGGTGATGTTAGTTTGGAAGTTGTTAGCACTGAATTTTCTGGAATGATTGATGAGGGAAAACGACTACGTGAATATGGAAACAACGTTGTTGTTAAAGTTCCTATGACTCCTGATGGCCTAAAAGCATGCAAGTTACTTTCTTCTGAAGGAATTCCTGTAAATGTAACCTTGGTCTTTTCTCCAAATCAAGCTTTGCTTGCTGCAAAGTCTGGTGCAAAATATGTCAGTCCATTTATAGGAAGATTAGATGATATTGGCCAAGATGGAATGAATTTGATTAAAGAAATAAAGATAATTTTTTCAAATTATAACTTTGCAACTGAAATACTAGTTGCAAGTGTTCGTCATCCAATGCATGTGGTTGAAGCTGCAAAAATTGGAGCTGATGTGGTGACTTTGCCTCCTGGAGTATTAGATAAAATGCTTCAACATCCATTAACAAAAATTGGTTTAGAAAACTTTCTCAAAGATTGGGAAAAAGTCAAATCTGAAAATCCTGATGTCAAAATCTAAGATTGTCTTTGTTTAAAACAAAACCATAAAAATAAAGTTTTGAGGAAATTTAGGATGAACCTTTATTCTTACTCTTTCTAGAACCTGTTCCTCTGCCTGTAACTCTAGTCATTCCTTCTGTTGATGGTCTAGCTTTTGGATCTGGCATATCGCCGAGTTTTCTAGAACCTGTTCCTCTGCCTGTGTGTACCATTCTGTTTGAGGCAGCTTTCTTTCTTGCCTCTTGAATTTTCCTAAATTCGTCGCCTGACCATTTTTTGGGATCATCGTCAACTTCAATAGTTCCTGTTCCCCTTCCAGTTCGTATTCTGATTTTACCCATAAAATTAGTTAAATTATCTGGTATTTATCTAAGCTTATTTTCTACCTGCAAATTTTCCAATCTATTTTGAAATTTCTATTAAAAAGTCTAATTTCTTTTGGAATCAAATATTAGAGTCAAATTGTATATTTTTGTAATCTCTTGGTGATCTTGTGAAAAAAATTCTTTATTTTATTCTTCCAGTAATTGCATTTGTTTTAATTTTCACAAATGCATTTTTTGGTCATCTGATAT
This window encodes:
- the fsa gene encoding fructose-6-phosphate aldolase, producing the protein MKIFLDTANLESIKKFNDMGLLDGITTNPSLMSKEGGNPKDAMEEITKIIKGDVSLEVVSTEFSGMIDEGKRLREYGNNVVVKVPMTPDGLKACKLLSSEGIPVNVTLVFSPNQALLAAKSGAKYVSPFIGRLDDIGQDGMNLIKEIKIIFSNYNFATEILVASVRHPMHVVEAAKIGADVVTLPPGVLDKMLQHPLTKIGLENFLKDWEKVKSENPDVKI